The sequence TCTCGAAGTTCGTCCTTGTCCCTCTCTTCACTTCTATTGGAGCGATAACGTCTTTGCCCTCCACAAATCCATCGATCTCCAATTGAAGTTGGTCTGGGTAGAAATCGTACTTGCCTATCTTGAAGTGAAATGAGAACTTCGAGCGTCTGGAATTGTGGATACGCAAGTCAGCGTCTCTCCGTCCGCATAGGAAATCGTGGAGTATCCTCTCGTTGTAGAGTGTCGAGAATGCCGAAGCCTCACTCGCTCCAATCTCGTCCAACATGCTACCCCTCAACTTCCAGGGTTTGACTTCGTCCACATCCTCCAAGTAGTGATAACCGGTACCGCTGACGAAGGCATGGTTTCCCCTTCCGAGATGGATGATAAAATAGCCCTCATCTTTCAAGGCTTCGGGCAACCTCTCATAGGTGTCAAACTTCGTCGCATCGAACTGATTGACAAAGGCATACTTGACACAAATCTCCCTCACTTGGGGCGTGTTGAAATTGATGACATCGAGTCTTTCATCTTCGGGTTTCAGTCTTGTGAATAGCTCCGTAATGATTCGCCGTTTCTTACCCTCTTTCTTTGCCATCTTTTCAGACAAAGAGGCAGTGGACTATTAACCTTTGGTGAGTGAGTCAATGTCCGACAGCTGCCATCCAGTATTCCGAGGAATATCCTAACTAACGGGAAGGGACCCCGTCCGACTTCTGTCAGCCAGCATTTCGAAGGAGTGTATCACTTAACGGCACGGAATCTCTGAACCGAAACCAGCAAGTATGTCTAGTAGGTTAGGAAGGTCGATTCCTGCGAAAGGAAGGAGTGTAGACCATGCCTCGGAATCACCTGGAGCAACTGGTTCATGAATGGTATGAGTACAATGGATACTCTGTGCGGAGTAACGTCAAAGTGGGCCCACGTCCCCATGGCGGGTACGAAGGCGAATTGGACATTGTTGCTTTCAACCCAGAGTCAGGAGAGATTGTCCACGTTTGAATCTTCTAACGACGCTCTTTCTTGGATCAAGAGAGAGATGCGGTATGAGAGAAAGTTCAGCCTTGGAAAGAGATTCATTCCTGGACTATTTCCAAAGAGCCAGTCAAGACTAGATCAGATAGCTCTCCTCGTCTATGCAAGCAAGGATGCCCAAGGAAAGGAGTTGGGTGGAGGGTATGCACCATCGGTGGTTTTCTGGATGAGATATGTGCCAAACTCCTTGTGAAGCCCCCCCGAAGTGAGGCAGTTCCTGAGAACTACCCGTTGTTGAGGACCATTCAGTTTGTGTTGCACTTCACAGAGTTGGGAAGATCTAATCCTGATCGAAGCCTGAAAAATGAGAACCAAGTCGAAAAGCCCCGTTTCGAACCCATTTGGGCCCGAATCCCCGTGAGCCCGTACCTCTCTTGCTGGCTGAAAATCAATTCGCGGTTTCTTCAATCTTGCTATCTGATCCTACGGACTTCTTCTCGACAACATCCCTTACCCTCTCCCCAAGGGATGCCTTCGCGTTGGCTACTGCGGGCGAAAGGATTATAGAACCCGAGCCATATGTGAAGCTCCAGAGGGGAGGAATGTGAAAGTGTCCTGGAGGGCTCAATCATGGTGAAGTGCAAGAAGTGCAACAGAGAGATTCCGGTCGCGTCGAACTTCTGTCCACGCTGCGGGTCCAAGCTCGGATTGGAGGCGAGGATCAAGAAGTGGAACCCGACGCAGAGGAAGGCGACGAACCTTGCGAAGACGCTCCAAGGACTGCGCCTGCAGAGGAAGGGAATCAAGAACGAGGCGGATGTCGAGAAGCAGATCATCTCGCTCCTTGCCGATGAGAGGGGCTTCCGGCACCGGTGGGGAGAGAGATCCGACGTCAAGCCCGTGTACGCCCTGGGATTCAAGCACGGTCCGGACGCTGAGGTCAGGGGGATAGCCCTCGAGGTGAAGTACGCCACGGGCTCGAGACACATCCAGCAGGCGATCGGACAGGGGTTCCTGTACCACACCCAATATCCCTACGTCATGCTGTTCCTAGTCGATGGGACGAAGTCGAAGAAGATCAAGAAGAGCCTGGATTCCAAGGACGCCCAGCGGTTCGTGAGGAAGCTCAAGGAGATGGGGCTGTATCTGATCGTGAAGTGAGGGAGATGAAGAAGAAGGTTCTACTGGCGGCCAGCATCACCGTGGCACTCATCGCCGGTGGTGCTGGGGCATACTACGTGAGCGAGCTACTCGCAGACGAGACCTCGACAATCATCTTCGAGTATGACGGAACGGTAGGTGGATCTGGAACGTTTCTGGGCGAGTTTCAGGCATACAGGGATATGGAGATATCCTGGAATTCGACGCCGCACATAGAGGTCCGAGTCCGATGGGTCTCAGATGGTGAGACAGTCTGGTGGGGAAGCGGAAGAGACAACACGGATCCCCGTGCAGCCAACAATACCATTCAGATAAACCACGCGGATGAAGGACGCCTTCTCGAGGTCTGGACGCGTCAATATGGTCTTGAAGAGGGAGAACGGTTTAGCGTGCATCTCGTAGTCCGGGCCATCGGATGAGCTGGAAGTGATTATAAGATTCCCCAAGGCTGAATGTCAACTGCTCAGAACCTCGCTCAGCAGCTTGTTGCTAGAGGCGAGTGTCAGTTTTGTGTTGCACGTTGCCGGAGAGAAGGCGAACTCGACCTCCGTGATCGTGTAGTCCCCTGAGAGGCCATACTGGGCGTTGTCGAGACTCACGAACTCGCCCACGGTGAATATGCCCCGGGGGATTCCGGATCGCCACAGCCACGGCGAAAACGGGCCCTCGGTGCAACGCCACGTATGTCTGGGCCCGCCTGAGCAGGACGTCCCTGTTCGTTGTCGGGAGCGAACACTGGCGACCTCTGCGACAACTGCAACAAGAAGGTCGTGGAGCTCTGCGAGATGCTGAGGGGGGGAATTTTCTGCCGTTCCGAGAAGCGAATATGGGTCATCGCCAACGAAGTGATGCTGGACGCTGTCCCCGTGGTCCGAGAGAAGGTTGCTGAGGGTGCGGATTTCAAGCTCGTAATCGACCAGACCTTCAAGGCTCCTCCGTCGTTCGAGCCCTCCTTACCTGAGCTTTGGCGGCAGGTGCCAAGAATCCCCGTTGCCACGGCGGTTACGGAGAAGGAAGGGATGGTCTGCTTCCTCGATCGCGAGCTAATGGTGGATTACACCGTCGCGTTCACGTCTGATGAGCCACCGTTCTTGAAGCGGTGCGAGAACCTCGTTGACAACCTTTGGAAAGAAGGCGTCCCGCTTCAATGATAGTACTCTCGAAACCGCTCGGCTAGAGGTCACGGGCGAACATGAATCCTTCATTCATAGGAGTGATGTTCCCCTGCAGAAGCGGGGAATAGTAAGGCATTATTAGGCAGATACGCAGATAGCCCAAGAGGTGCAGTCCATGAACGAAGAGAAATCCACGGAGGAAGAGGGCCACAGGAAGTTCGCGGTTGACGCTTTCAACCTGGTCTGGGATCTTCTCGACAAGGAAGAGAGAACGGAGGGAGAGGATGACAAGATGGTTCATGCAGTTCATACGTCTCGCTTCCACTGGGGCGAGATAGGAACGCCTCTGGAGTTCGAGAGAGGCGAGTGGCAGATCTCCCGGGTCTACTCGGTTCTGAACAAGCCAGAGTCAGCACTTCACCACGCAAAGAAGTGCTTGAGCATCTGCAAGGAGAGCGACATCGGAGACTTCGACATCGCCTTCGCGTATGAAGCCACGGCGAGAGCCAACGCCGTTGCGGGTGAGCAGGCCGAGGCTGAGAAGTACATCAAGTTGGGGAAGGAGGCTGGAGAGCAGATCGCCGAGAAGGGCAACAAGGACTACTTCTTCAGCGAACTGAAGACGATCCCTGGCTATCAGGAATGACGCTCGTCAGGGAATCATCGGCAAGGGCCGCACTA comes from Candidatus Thermoplasmatota archaeon and encodes:
- a CDS encoding zinc ribbon domain-containing protein, which codes for MVKCKKCNREIPVASNFCPRCGSKLGLEARIKKWNPTQRKATNLAKTLQGLRLQRKGIKNEADVEKQIISLLADERGFRHRWGERSDVKPVYALGFKHGPDAEVRGIALEVKYATGSRHIQQAIGQGFLYHTQYPYVMLFLVDGTKSKKIKKSLDSKDAQRFVRKLKEMGLYLIVK